Proteins from a genomic interval of Leptospira kanakyensis:
- a CDS encoding ExbD/TolR family protein, with amino-acid sequence MKFRKTQKSFNNIELAPLIDVISFIVIYFLMNATLEKNTALKVELPRSSSVAKEKQKDELVITVDKQGKIYLDQSPDPVALEGLTEKINGFLGPEKERDPKKNKVIIRGDGGASYQVVVKVIDAVNAAGVSRFNLAMVKGTSK; translated from the coding sequence ATGAAATTTCGCAAAACGCAAAAATCATTTAATAACATCGAACTAGCACCGCTGATTGATGTTATTTCCTTTATAGTGATTTATTTTTTAATGAATGCAACTTTGGAAAAAAACACTGCACTCAAAGTGGAGTTACCAAGGTCTTCTAGTGTAGCCAAAGAAAAACAGAAAGATGAACTTGTGATCACCGTTGATAAACAAGGGAAAATTTATTTGGATCAAAGTCCAGATCCTGTTGCTTTGGAAGGACTCACTGAAAAGATCAATGGGTTTCTTGGACCAGAAAAAGAAAGAGACCCTAAAAAAAACAAAGTCATTATTCGTGGAGATGGTGGTGCGTCCTACCAAGTTGTGGTTAAGGTAATCGATGCAGTCAATGCTGCGGGTGTTAGTCGCTTTAACCTAGCAATGGTAAAAGGCACATCCAAGTGA
- a CDS encoding MotA/TolQ/ExbB proton channel family protein — protein sequence MSFPFAKSDSIISSVPPQTIPILIIFVSIVGFTIIVERLVYYFRLKAIPQDHFRRVRELAREQKWDEARDILTAEVQSPAAVLLRMAFDLKRRGVQFWEEDIRQEGFRQIYLMERYLTGLGTIATIGPLLGVLGTVIGIVRSFAEGAGTQGAEVGISEALITTAMGLAIAIPAYIFYNLFTRMKEERITEMENVTDLVLPHLNKR from the coding sequence ATGTCTTTTCCTTTCGCTAAATCAGATTCAATCATTTCGTCGGTTCCGCCACAAACCATTCCGATTTTAATCATCTTTGTTTCTATTGTTGGTTTTACCATCATCGTGGAACGACTTGTGTATTACTTCCGATTAAAGGCCATTCCACAAGATCATTTCCGTCGTGTTCGGGAGCTTGCTCGTGAACAAAAATGGGATGAAGCTAGAGATATACTCACTGCTGAAGTTCAATCTCCTGCAGCGGTTCTCCTTCGTATGGCATTTGATCTCAAACGCCGCGGAGTTCAGTTCTGGGAAGAGGACATCCGCCAAGAGGGTTTTCGACAAATTTATTTGATGGAAAGATACCTAACTGGCCTTGGAACCATTGCCACCATTGGCCCATTACTTGGTGTTCTTGGAACGGTTATCGGGATTGTTCGTTCCTTTGCTGAAGGTGCAGGAACACAAGGTGCGGAAGTTGGTATTTCTGAAGCTTTGATAACCACGGCTATGGGGCTTGCAATTGCGATTCCCGCTTACATTTTTTATAATCTTTTCACTCGAATGAAAGAGGAAAGAATTACGGAAATGGAAAACGTAACAGATTTGGTGTTACCTCACCTAAACAAACGATAG
- the recN gene encoding DNA repair protein RecN, whose protein sequence is MITHLKIKDFALFESLELSLADGLSVFTGESGAGKSLIFDALASLFGGRCSTANIRQGKERYSLQAVLSLTGQNLAKDYLMEQGFRYTGDEIIITKELMKDGKARVKIGESLASTTHLRELGKTMAEIHSQNEQLFLLEKSNQLEFLDRFGNLESLKFKFKSALQQYRHWKQKLSDFEETRRTMLKRKEILEYEIEEIESVSPKEGEDETLSTEESLLANGEKLAENYRLVLEELTEKENSILKVFPTLIHAIQKISILIPEKKEMLDEWEEVYDRLKSLKSVIREEEEELFFSPERLDMVQSRLQDIKKLKKKYNVSLTEINLLLEEKKSELERWNEQAGDEDFLRIKKDQCLTEMKELGFQLSKLRRNVISQFEEDVQKEMSDLGLEGGKLQVVLRWEENPEGEVEEGSKSYFLSESGLDQIEFYFSANPGEKPRPLRKVASGGELSRVMLALRSVLGKQAPSPQMLVLDEVDTGLGGEAAEAMATKLKKLARNSQILLITHTQQVAASGDHQIKIEKRLEGGRTVSQASVLDFEERKRELARMIGGKQVTSAVLKAATDLLMKKAG, encoded by the coding sequence ATGATTACACATTTGAAAATTAAAGATTTTGCACTCTTTGAATCCTTGGAACTTTCCCTTGCGGATGGTCTCTCTGTCTTTACTGGCGAATCCGGTGCTGGAAAATCCTTAATTTTCGATGCATTGGCTTCCTTGTTTGGAGGACGTTGTTCCACTGCCAATATTCGGCAGGGAAAAGAGAGGTATTCTTTACAGGCAGTTCTTTCCTTAACGGGACAAAACCTAGCAAAGGACTATTTGATGGAGCAAGGTTTCCGTTATACGGGAGATGAGATCATCATCACTAAGGAACTGATGAAGGATGGAAAAGCCCGGGTAAAAATTGGTGAGAGTTTGGCTTCTACCACCCATTTGCGAGAACTAGGAAAAACTATGGCGGAGATCCATTCCCAAAACGAACAGCTTTTCTTACTGGAAAAATCCAACCAATTGGAATTTCTTGATAGGTTCGGTAATTTGGAGTCCCTAAAATTCAAATTCAAATCCGCATTACAACAATACCGTCATTGGAAACAAAAATTATCTGATTTTGAGGAAACGAGACGAACCATGCTCAAACGTAAAGAAATCCTCGAATACGAAATTGAAGAGATTGAATCCGTTTCTCCGAAAGAAGGAGAAGATGAAACTTTGTCTACAGAAGAATCTCTTTTGGCAAATGGAGAAAAATTAGCAGAAAACTACCGTTTGGTGTTAGAGGAATTAACAGAAAAAGAAAATTCAATTCTAAAAGTGTTCCCGACTCTCATTCATGCCATTCAAAAGATTTCTATTTTGATTCCTGAAAAAAAGGAAATGTTAGATGAATGGGAAGAGGTTTATGACAGGTTAAAATCTCTCAAATCTGTGATTCGCGAAGAAGAGGAAGAATTATTTTTTAGTCCCGAACGTTTGGATATGGTTCAATCTAGACTCCAAGATATCAAAAAATTAAAGAAAAAATATAACGTTAGTTTGACGGAAATCAACTTACTTCTCGAAGAAAAAAAATCAGAACTCGAACGTTGGAACGAACAAGCCGGAGATGAAGATTTTTTGCGAATCAAAAAAGACCAATGCCTCACCGAGATGAAGGAACTGGGATTCCAATTGTCTAAGTTACGCCGCAATGTCATTTCGCAGTTTGAGGAAGATGTCCAAAAAGAGATGTCCGATTTAGGGCTCGAAGGTGGAAAACTCCAAGTGGTTCTTCGTTGGGAAGAAAATCCGGAAGGTGAAGTGGAAGAAGGTTCCAAATCCTATTTTCTCTCTGAATCCGGTCTTGACCAAATTGAGTTCTATTTTAGCGCCAATCCAGGAGAAAAACCACGGCCTCTCCGTAAAGTTGCTTCTGGGGGAGAGTTGTCTCGGGTGATGCTTGCCCTTCGGAGTGTTCTGGGAAAACAGGCTCCTTCCCCCCAAATGTTGGTTTTGGATGAGGTGGATACTGGTCTCGGAGGTGAGGCTGCCGAAGCAATGGCGACAAAGCTTAAAAAACTAGCAAGAAACTCGCAAATTCTCCTCATCACGCATACCCAACAAGTTGCGGCATCGGGAGACCACCAAATCAAGATCGAGAAACGCCTAGAAGGTGGAAGGACAGTGTCTCAGGCTTCGGTTCTTGACTTTGAAGAACGGAAACGGGAGCTGGCTAGGATGATTGGTGGCAAACAAGTGACTTCTGCGGTGTTAAAAGCAGCTACTGACCTACTGATGAAAAAAGCAGGTTAG
- a CDS encoding patatin-like phospholipase family protein codes for MKDLEGKIHLVSSLPLFRSLSRKEKVWVAESVHIVESEREETLFTAGDSDRSLYLILSGGIKLFLPKKGEGKREEEVQYLKKGEYFGIQSLLTGEKHSHTAVTVSESRFLVLSQSGFQKLIQKIPYLSLTFSKMLTKSLRGELLGGREYFRNSVVCLVHSDPIAKNTLAKELVTSIEEESGKKSVILHFGQNGQTENPYVKSYKFKDSDRIKETLGKHYASHSFIFLEVFPETDEELKRLLIDEADHIENYLSLNQKINLCDSITSESKENEILYHETQIQDVISHGKWEIHVRRKARELSGVQIGVALGGGAALGLAQVGIMKVMEEEGLVPDMIAGTSIGAVIGAFWASGLGYKGILPLLGEIDSIFKMFKLVDLSFPGQGLLHGKHVRSLLEKYLGDLYFEDLPIKLRLISCDITTRQEIILSEGKVLDAVMASISIPGVFVPQPQENGKTYVDGGIVNPLPVSALSHEGVGKIIAINSMPSSKDEMKTNKLLNLNVLDIIVNSLYSLQYRIGKYSAQEADVYLNPILPNSNWFEFWRSSEFIQLGETVVKSSLEEIKQLFSEKT; via the coding sequence ATGAAAGATTTAGAAGGAAAAATCCACCTTGTTTCCAGCCTTCCCTTATTCCGAAGTTTGTCTCGGAAGGAAAAGGTCTGGGTGGCCGAATCGGTTCATATCGTAGAATCAGAAAGGGAAGAAACCCTATTCACGGCTGGAGACTCAGACCGAAGTTTATATTTAATTCTTTCCGGCGGGATCAAATTGTTTCTGCCAAAAAAAGGGGAAGGGAAACGAGAGGAAGAAGTCCAATACCTCAAAAAGGGGGAATATTTTGGTATCCAATCCCTACTGACTGGAGAAAAACACAGTCATACAGCTGTTACTGTTTCTGAATCAAGATTTCTTGTTCTCTCCCAATCGGGATTCCAAAAATTAATCCAAAAAATTCCTTACTTATCCCTTACATTTTCTAAAATGCTCACAAAGTCACTCCGGGGAGAACTTTTAGGCGGAAGGGAATACTTTCGTAACTCTGTGGTTTGTTTGGTGCATTCCGATCCCATTGCGAAGAATACATTGGCAAAAGAATTAGTAACTTCCATAGAAGAAGAATCCGGAAAAAAATCTGTAATTTTACATTTTGGACAAAATGGACAAACCGAAAACCCTTATGTAAAATCTTATAAATTTAAAGATTCTGACCGAATCAAAGAAACCCTTGGCAAACACTACGCCAGCCATTCTTTTATTTTTTTAGAAGTGTTTCCTGAAACAGACGAAGAACTCAAACGTCTGTTAATCGACGAAGCTGACCATATCGAAAATTATCTTTCTTTGAATCAAAAAATCAATCTTTGTGATTCCATTACGAGTGAATCCAAAGAAAATGAAATCCTTTATCATGAAACCCAAATCCAAGATGTGATTAGTCATGGAAAATGGGAAATCCATGTCAGAAGAAAAGCTAGAGAACTTTCAGGAGTCCAAATTGGTGTGGCTCTCGGTGGTGGCGCTGCCTTGGGGCTAGCTCAGGTCGGAATCATGAAGGTGATGGAAGAGGAAGGTCTTGTTCCTGATATGATTGCAGGAACGAGTATTGGCGCTGTCATTGGAGCTTTTTGGGCCAGTGGACTTGGATACAAGGGAATCTTACCACTACTCGGCGAAATTGATAGTATTTTCAAAATGTTCAAACTGGTGGACTTATCCTTTCCGGGACAAGGCCTTCTCCATGGTAAACATGTTCGTTCCCTTCTTGAAAAGTACTTGGGGGATTTATATTTTGAGGATCTTCCGATCAAACTCAGACTGATTAGTTGTGACATCACAACAAGACAAGAAATTATACTTTCGGAAGGGAAGGTACTCGATGCGGTAATGGCGAGTATTTCCATCCCTGGAGTTTTTGTTCCCCAACCCCAAGAGAATGGAAAAACTTATGTGGATGGCGGGATCGTAAACCCACTCCCTGTTTCTGCTCTAAGCCATGAAGGTGTTGGGAAAATCATCGCCATCAATTCCATGCCTAGTTCCAAAGATGAAATGAAAACAAACAAACTATTGAATTTGAATGTACTGGATATCATTGTGAATAGTTTGTATTCTTTGCAATATCGGATTGGAAAGTACAGTGCTCAGGAAGCAGATGTGTATCTAAACCCCATCCTTCCGAATTCCAATTGGTTTGAATTTTGGCGGAGTTCTGAATTCATCCAACTCGGGGAAACTGTTGTCAAAAGTTCCCTCGAGGAAATAAAACAGTTGTTTAGCGAAAAAACCTAA
- a CDS encoding PLP-dependent cysteine synthase family protein, producing the protein MIDPISKGIDDLGNSLLQALNNVQGIFGKELSVARPIQDNILQLIGNTPLIRLNRIGSEYSGVQFYLKAEFLNPTGSAKDRTAIAMYIDAERRGKLKKGMSVVLVGAGSSSVSFTWIGKVKGYPVYCLVPLHTSSERIQLLRSYGAEVTVTNEGDLSRLYDLAEEKAKKIGGWIPDEASNPANPNFHFKTTGPEIWRDLQGKVGAVISAPGSGGAITGIGRYLKSQDRRVKVIIAGKPNSPFMEYGKTDNPKERERIQLPAVYDPKLIDHYFHVNPDEALHLQADLYEKEGIFAGLTTGTVITGALRFSESLPESEKNERNPFNIVILSPDRD; encoded by the coding sequence ATGATAGATCCAATTTCCAAAGGCATCGACGACTTAGGCAATAGTCTACTTCAGGCGCTTAACAATGTACAAGGTATCTTTGGAAAGGAACTTTCCGTTGCAAGACCGATTCAGGACAATATCCTCCAACTGATTGGAAATACTCCTCTCATTCGGTTGAATCGAATTGGATCGGAATATTCCGGAGTTCAGTTTTATCTCAAAGCCGAATTTTTAAATCCTACCGGATCGGCCAAAGACCGTACTGCCATTGCCATGTATATCGATGCAGAAAGGCGAGGGAAACTAAAAAAAGGAATGAGTGTGGTACTGGTTGGTGCCGGTTCTTCTTCTGTGAGTTTCACTTGGATCGGAAAGGTAAAAGGATATCCTGTTTACTGCCTGGTCCCTCTTCATACAAGTTCGGAGAGGATCCAATTGCTTCGAAGTTATGGAGCCGAGGTCACTGTGACGAATGAAGGGGATCTTAGTCGTTTGTATGACCTAGCCGAAGAGAAAGCCAAAAAAATTGGCGGCTGGATTCCCGATGAAGCTTCCAATCCCGCAAATCCTAATTTCCATTTCAAAACTACAGGGCCTGAAATTTGGAGAGACTTACAAGGGAAAGTGGGGGCAGTCATTTCTGCACCTGGATCTGGCGGGGCCATCACAGGAATTGGTAGGTATTTAAAATCCCAAGACCGACGTGTCAAAGTCATCATTGCAGGAAAACCAAACTCACCTTTTATGGAATATGGAAAGACGGACAATCCGAAAGAAAGGGAAAGGATCCAACTTCCAGCAGTTTATGACCCAAAATTGATCGATCACTACTTTCATGTAAACCCAGACGAAGCCTTACACTTGCAAGCTGACCTTTATGAAAAAGAAGGAATTTTTGCAGGGCTCACAACTGGGACTGTGATCACTGGAGCATTACGGTTTTCCGAGTCCCTGCCCGAATCTGAAAAAAACGAAAGAAATCCATTTAACATAGTGATCCTTTCTCCCGATCGGGATTAG
- a CDS encoding FKBP-type peptidyl-prolyl cis-trans isomerase, with translation MKLFSILLGFLFVTGSLFADELLIQDTKQGLGREAIRGTTVVVHYTGKLTNGKVFDSSVDRGEPFSFQLGQGQVIQGWERGIVGMKEGGKRKLTIPPQFGYGARAVGPIPANSTLIFDVELIKVK, from the coding sequence ATGAAACTGTTTTCAATTTTACTCGGATTTTTATTTGTAACAGGTAGTCTTTTTGCGGACGAACTTCTTATCCAAGACACCAAACAAGGGTTAGGAAGAGAGGCCATTCGCGGAACTACCGTAGTGGTTCATTACACTGGTAAACTTACCAATGGAAAGGTGTTTGATTCTTCTGTGGATCGTGGGGAACCATTTAGTTTCCAATTAGGCCAAGGACAAGTCATCCAAGGTTGGGAACGAGGAATTGTAGGAATGAAAGAAGGTGGAAAACGTAAACTCACCATCCCTCCACAATTTGGATATGGTGCTCGTGCCGTGGGTCCGATTCCTGCGAATTCTACTCTCATCTTTGATGTGGAACTGATTAAAGTAAAATAA
- the leuD gene encoding 3-isopropylmalate dehydratase small subunit, which produces MKAFTKLKGIAALLDKANVDTDQIIPKQFLRKIERSGFGQHLFHDWRFLDDAGKKPNPEFVLNAERYKGSNILVTRDNFGCGSSREHAPWALEDYGFRSIISPSYADIFYNNCFKNGMLPIVLPENQVEEIFQTIDKKPGANLEIDLENQVVVTEEGKKYSFEVDAFRKHCLLNGLDDIGLTLQKADFIQKFEEKNQKEVPWLYEKTV; this is translated from the coding sequence ATGAAAGCATTTACAAAGTTAAAAGGTATCGCGGCCCTTTTAGACAAGGCAAACGTAGACACAGACCAAATCATTCCTAAACAATTCCTTCGGAAAATTGAAAGATCAGGGTTTGGACAACATCTATTCCATGACTGGAGATTTCTCGATGATGCTGGGAAAAAACCAAATCCTGAATTTGTTTTAAATGCAGAAAGATACAAAGGTTCTAATATTCTTGTGACCCGTGACAACTTTGGTTGCGGATCCTCAAGAGAACATGCTCCTTGGGCCTTAGAAGATTATGGATTTCGTTCCATCATTTCCCCATCTTATGCAGATATTTTTTACAATAACTGTTTTAAAAATGGAATGTTACCCATCGTTTTACCGGAAAATCAGGTAGAAGAAATTTTTCAAACCATTGATAAAAAGCCAGGTGCTAACTTGGAAATCGATTTGGAAAACCAAGTGGTAGTGACAGAAGAGGGTAAAAAATACTCTTTTGAAGTGGACGCTTTTCGTAAACATTGCCTTCTGAATGGACTTGATGATATCGGACTCACCCTCCAAAAGGCCGATTTTATTCAAAAATTTGAGGAAAAGAACCAAAAAGAAGTTCCCTGGTTGTACGAGAAAACTGTATAA
- the leuC gene encoding 3-isopropylmalate dehydratase large subunit, which yields MKTMFEKIWNDHLVHEEDGTCLIYIDRHLVHEVTSPQAFESLKLTNRKVRRPDATYATMDHNVSTRTRDWKSVDPISVLQMQTLMDNCKENGITLFDINHPDNGIVHVVAPELGLTHPGMTIVCGDSHTATHGAFGALAFGIGTSEVEHVLATQTLVQKKPKTLEIRVDGKLSPLVSAKDIVLAIIGKIGTDGATGYVIEFTGEAIRSLSMEGRMTICNMAIEAGARAGLISPDDTTINYIKGRDFAPKGEAFDIAAAKWKAYATDTGAKFDKTVVLNANEIAPMVSWGTSPGQVIPVTATVPAPTDFTDPVQKKSAESALAYMDLKPGQKLIDVKVNKVFIGSCTNSRIEDLRVVADTVKGKKVSKEVEAIIVPGSGRVKRQAESEGLDKIFLEAGFQWRNPGCSMCLAMNDDVLSPGDRCASTSNRNFEGRQGKGGRTHLVGPAMAAAVAVEGHFVDIREWK from the coding sequence ATGAAAACCATGTTTGAAAAGATTTGGAATGACCATTTGGTCCACGAGGAAGATGGAACCTGCCTTATCTATATCGATAGACACCTAGTCCATGAGGTGACAAGCCCACAGGCTTTTGAGAGTTTAAAATTAACCAACAGAAAAGTGCGCCGTCCAGATGCTACTTATGCAACAATGGACCACAACGTATCCACAAGGACTCGTGACTGGAAATCAGTAGATCCTATCTCTGTTTTGCAAATGCAAACTCTGATGGACAACTGTAAAGAAAACGGAATTACATTATTTGATATCAACCACCCAGACAATGGGATCGTACACGTTGTTGCTCCTGAACTGGGACTCACACATCCTGGTATGACAATTGTTTGTGGGGACTCTCACACTGCCACACATGGTGCATTTGGAGCACTTGCTTTTGGAATTGGAACATCGGAAGTAGAACATGTTCTTGCGACACAAACTCTCGTCCAAAAGAAACCTAAAACTTTAGAAATCCGTGTGGATGGCAAACTATCTCCACTGGTTTCTGCAAAAGACATTGTTCTTGCGATCATCGGAAAAATTGGAACCGATGGAGCGACTGGGTACGTGATTGAGTTTACTGGAGAGGCCATTCGTTCTCTCAGTATGGAAGGCCGTATGACAATCTGCAATATGGCGATCGAAGCTGGTGCTCGTGCAGGACTCATTTCCCCTGATGATACAACTATCAATTATATCAAAGGAAGAGACTTTGCTCCTAAAGGTGAGGCTTTTGATATAGCAGCTGCTAAATGGAAGGCATATGCAACGGATACAGGCGCAAAATTTGATAAAACAGTTGTTTTGAATGCAAATGAAATCGCACCTATGGTTTCTTGGGGAACTTCTCCTGGCCAAGTGATTCCTGTGACAGCAACGGTTCCTGCTCCTACAGACTTTACTGACCCTGTGCAAAAAAAATCAGCAGAGTCTGCTCTTGCTTATATGGATTTAAAACCAGGCCAGAAACTAATCGATGTCAAAGTGAATAAGGTTTTTATTGGATCATGCACCAACTCTAGGATCGAAGACTTACGTGTGGTTGCGGACACTGTCAAAGGTAAAAAAGTTAGCAAAGAAGTAGAGGCCATCATTGTGCCTGGTTCTGGTCGCGTGAAACGACAAGCAGAATCGGAAGGCCTTGATAAAATCTTTTTAGAAGCCGGTTTTCAATGGCGTAACCCTGGTTGTTCTATGTGCCTTGCCATGAATGATGACGTTCTTTCACCAGGTGATCGTTGTGCTTCTACTTCCAACAGAAACTTTGAAGGAAGACAAGGAAAAGGCGGACGAACACATTTGGTTGGCCCTGCGATGGCAGCGGCTGTAGCAGTCGAAGGACATTTCGTAGACATTCGGGAGTGGAAATAA
- a CDS encoding FHA domain-containing protein, translating into MENNLRKLLFSFRNGIFLFLLLPTILLADPGFKLRSIDVRSYPEVKVRFHSNTNVTPQGFVLSEELSSVARLTESFRLDPLESKNPVHLYISIPSYSNAEDRRWIIQLANQLVKISEQTGGTSKLQIQSDSNKHSFERIRSNVLDISFPFPKEPAPVYPIRNWENFLEGIPKNTSTEDHVLIFVSFSPEWQDRFEIPELAKRIRDKNLQLIVLAPSSLEATKLASYANGSHYPITKSDSYPELFSYLRHLGNPDYELVYFSLWNLSQWKTNSVAGSLVSVDQGIRFEFRYELSFFKSLYLKLSDPLFFFPVSLFFIFLCLAALYYLRGYEERDQGILTAPPLEPEYSERKEELQVYDRMYGETMEKAARDREIALTIAEKTPPAGTSYSYAVLLRRDGNQNSEQYSLQFEEMTIGNSESNHLVLHDPSVAGLHAKIKNKKGKYILFDCVSETGVYLNGKKLLRPKVLHNLDEIQIGKTVLSFRGR; encoded by the coding sequence ATGGAAAACAACTTAAGGAAGCTTCTCTTCTCTTTTCGTAATGGGATTTTCCTCTTTCTATTATTACCCACCATTCTTTTAGCAGATCCTGGATTCAAACTCAGGTCGATAGACGTTCGTTCTTATCCAGAAGTTAAGGTTCGATTCCATTCCAATACAAATGTTACACCCCAAGGATTTGTTCTTTCCGAAGAACTTAGTTCTGTGGCAAGACTTACCGAATCCTTTCGTTTGGATCCTTTGGAATCAAAAAATCCTGTCCACTTATACATATCCATTCCCAGTTATTCTAATGCAGAAGACAGACGTTGGATCATCCAATTGGCAAACCAACTGGTCAAAATTTCGGAACAAACGGGTGGGACGTCTAAATTACAAATCCAGTCGGATTCCAATAAACATTCTTTTGAAAGGATTCGTTCTAATGTTTTAGACATATCTTTTCCTTTTCCCAAAGAACCGGCTCCAGTGTATCCCATCCGGAACTGGGAAAACTTTTTAGAAGGGATTCCTAAAAATACATCCACCGAAGACCATGTTCTGATATTTGTTAGTTTCTCTCCTGAATGGCAGGATCGATTTGAGATTCCGGAACTTGCAAAACGAATCCGAGATAAAAACCTCCAACTCATTGTTCTTGCCCCAAGTTCTTTAGAAGCAACGAAGTTAGCAAGTTATGCGAATGGAAGCCATTACCCAATCACAAAGTCAGACAGTTATCCGGAACTTTTTTCCTATTTGCGTCATTTGGGAAATCCAGATTATGAATTAGTATATTTTTCTCTTTGGAATTTGTCGCAGTGGAAAACGAATTCAGTGGCGGGAAGTTTGGTTTCAGTAGACCAGGGGATACGATTTGAATTTCGGTATGAACTATCTTTTTTCAAATCCTTGTATTTGAAACTTTCGGATCCCTTATTCTTTTTCCCGGTCAGTTTGTTTTTCATTTTTCTTTGTTTGGCGGCTTTGTATTATTTACGTGGTTATGAAGAACGAGACCAAGGCATCCTAACAGCTCCACCTCTCGAACCAGAGTATTCAGAAAGAAAAGAAGAACTCCAAGTTTACGATCGGATGTATGGAGAAACAATGGAGAAGGCAGCTCGTGACCGTGAAATTGCTCTTACCATTGCAGAGAAAACACCTCCCGCTGGGACTTCTTACTCTTACGCAGTTCTTTTACGAAGAGATGGAAATCAAAATTCAGAACAGTATTCATTACAGTTTGAAGAAATGACCATTGGTAACTCTGAATCCAATCATTTAGTTCTCCATGACCCCTCTGTGGCCGGCCTCCACGCAAAGATAAAAAACAAAAAGGGAAAGTATATATTGTTTGATTGTGTATCGGAAACAGGTGTATACTTAAATGGCAAAAAATTACTTCGCCCCAAGGTTCTGCATAACTTGGACGAAATCCAAATAGGAAAAACTGTCTTATCGTTTCGAGGAAGGTAG
- a CDS encoding ATP-binding cassette domain-containing protein has product MASTEFPVVQIKNATIETKGGQRIWKGISLEIPKGIIYGIIGESGSGKSTLGFSLFGMIPQGCRLRYDLFTVLGEDVLSNSFRSQVFMVPQNPNSAFHPFRTIEAQIKDFFKLSGLNKVPYESILSTWDQLSIPRTHWKQYARTLSGGEKQRILLSLAFLRTPAILILDEPTTGLDAFSEKIVLETIQNLAKMGVSVVFITHELRIIESLASQVTIMKEGEVIETISVLNQNLEPKTEYGKQLKEASLLFS; this is encoded by the coding sequence TTGGCCTCGACTGAGTTTCCCGTTGTCCAAATCAAAAATGCAACCATCGAAACAAAGGGTGGGCAAAGGATTTGGAAAGGAATTTCTTTAGAAATTCCCAAAGGAATCATTTATGGGATCATTGGAGAATCAGGATCCGGAAAATCCACACTTGGATTTTCCCTATTTGGAATGATCCCCCAAGGTTGCCGACTCCGATACGATTTATTTACTGTGCTCGGCGAAGATGTTCTTTCGAATTCTTTTCGTTCGCAAGTTTTTATGGTTCCACAGAATCCAAATTCTGCCTTCCACCCTTTCCGCACCATAGAAGCACAAATCAAAGATTTTTTCAAACTATCGGGACTAAACAAGGTTCCTTATGAATCTATACTTTCCACTTGGGATCAGTTGTCCATTCCCAGAACTCATTGGAAGCAGTATGCAAGAACCCTTTCCGGCGGCGAAAAGCAGAGGATTCTACTTTCCCTCGCTTTTTTACGAACTCCTGCAATTTTGATTTTGGATGAACCCACCACAGGCCTCGATGCCTTTTCTGAAAAAATTGTCTTGGAAACCATCCAAAACCTTGCAAAAATGGGGGTATCAGTTGTTTTTATTACACACGAACTTCGGATCATCGAAAGTCTGGCCTCCCAAGTTACGATAATGAAAGAAGGGGAAGTCATAGAAACCATTTCGGTTCTAAACCAAAACCTGGAGCCAAAAACAGAATATGGAAAACAACTTAAGGAAGCTTCTCTTCTCTTTTCGTAA